A stretch of DNA from Natrinema halophilum:
GAAACTGGAGGAGAGCCACTCGACAGAGACGGACATTTCGTCTCACCGACAGTTTTCTCGGACGTCGACAACGGGATGCAGATCGCACAGGAAGAGATATTCGGTCCGGTACTCTCGGTGATACCCGTCTCCGACCGTGAAGAGGCCGTTGCACTGGCGAACGATACCGAATACGGACTTACGGGTGGCGTTTTCTCGCACGACGTCAAACGGGCGCTCCGAATAGCTCGTGACATCGAGGCTGGAAGCGTATACGTAAACGAGTGGTTCGGTGGTTCGGTCGAGACGCCGTTCGGCGGTGTCAAAGGGAGTGGCATCGGTCGCGAGAAAGGACTCGAGGCGCTCGAGTCGTATCTTCAAACGAAGAACATCTCGGTGAACCTCGCAGCCAGAGACAGCTGAATGTAGCCGCCTTTGATGCCGGCTCACGGTCCGTCCCACCAACTCTCGAACGCCGATGACGATTCGACGACAATCCGGACCGGAAACCCACACCTCAGTCGCAGCTAGTCAGCGAGGATCGAATCTGTCGAAAGCGGAGTCGCGAGGGCATCTCTCACGTGTTGGGTCCACAGAGGTGATCGCTGTCACCGATCCGATGAACCCGTCGCACCACCTGAGTTTCGTCCGAAACGGGCACTGTCGCCACCGGAGGTCACTCCGATTAGTTTCGGCACCTCGGTGGTGTGCCTTTCCGTGATAGTGTCCGTGGCATCACACATCGATCGGAGGGGATCGTCCGGTTCGAACACGTGTCTTCCGAGAACGGCGACGTCCTCCGTCGAGGGATTCGACGGTCGCGTTCCGCATCCGTCTCGGAAATCAAACCCGGGACGATCGGGAGCGGGATAGCCTTCTGCCGTCCACCCCGGACGGCGAAACTGTCTCGCCGAAACGACCGATCAGTTTGCGGTTCAATCGTCCGATTCTGTCCGTCACCTCCGAACGGGCCGTCCGGCTGCCGGTTGCTTGGACGTGACTCTCGAACGGGGGCAGCGGAGTCGCGACGATCAACCCGTACACCGATCCACCGACGCCCTCAGTTACCAGTACCGAACGACGCGCGGTAGGAAACGCATTACACTGCCGCAGGAACCGGATACGCGAGGGTACGAATCGGATACTAAACAGCGAGGTGCTGGTAGCAGCGGGAAATGGACTCGCCATTGCTCCGTGACAGAACGATACTCGTGACCGGCGGTGCAGGCTTCATCGGTAGCCACCTCGTCGGCGCCTTGACCCCGCACAACGAAGTCAGGATCCTCGACAGCTTCGAAACCGGTGATCGAGCCCATCTTCCCGACGGCGTAACGGTAATCGAAGGCGACATCGGCGATCCAATCGCCCTCCAGAGAGCCGCTCGCGGCGTCGATCTGATCTTTCACCACGCCGCTCTCGTCAGCGTCTCCCAGAGCGTCGACGCGCCGCGACGGAGCAACCAGACGAACCTCGAGGCGAGTCTCCTCGTTCTAGAGCAGGCCCGCCAGGAGGACGCCCGCGTCGTCGTCGCCTCGAGCGCGGCCGTCTACGGGCATCCCGAAGAGCTACCCATCACGGAGTCGGCACCGACGAATCCGACGTCGCCATACGGCGTCCAGAAACTCGCACTCGACCAATACACCCGCCTCTACGAGGAACTCTACGATCTTCCCACCGTCGCCCTACGGTATTTCAATGTTTACGGCCCGCGCCAACAGGGTCCCTACAGCGGTGTCATCTCGACATTTCTCGAGCAAGCGCGAGCGGGCGAACCGATCACGATCGAAGGTGACGGCCGGCAGAGCCGCGATTTCATCCACGTCGCTGACGTCGTCCGGGCGAACCTTCAAGCGGCGACGACAGACGCGACAGGCGAGGCGTACAACATCGGAACAGGACATCGAACGACGATCGAGGAACTCGCCGAGACGATCCGGGATGCGGCAGAATCGTCCTCACCGATCGTCCACCGCGAACCCAGAGCCGGTGACATCAGACACAGCGGAGCAGACACTTCGAAGGCGAACCAGGGTCTCGGGTTCGATGCACGAATCGGGCTCGAGGCGGGCATTCAATCGTTGATCGAGGACGACTCGACTGCACAGTCCACCGAAGACACAGGCGCACCGCTGCGTTCGAATCACGAAAGCGGATCCTACAGTTAGTTGTGGCTGGAATCACCCCGTTTCGGTCCGTCGTGACCGCTCGTATCCGATTCCTCGAGTATCCTCGAAGCGGATAGTTACTTCTGAATCCGGAGTGAATTCACGCTAACCGTTTCAAACGTCCGGTTGAGTTTATTCGGCTAGTCGAGCAAAGACCGCCTATACCATGACTGGGACGTATTTCACGAACCAGGACTGGAAGTCGCCCCACCGCGACCCAGACACGCAGAGTGATCGAACACTGACTGATAGCCGCTTCCACGGTATTTGTGGCATGTAAACCGATGGAAGCGTTCGATTCACGGCCTGTTAGCAGGTATGAATGTACGTTCACGAGCAGATACAGTCGATATAATAACAGCATATGGTTTATAAAAAGCGATTTGTGGGCCGGTCACGACGGTACTGGACATGAATCATAAAAACGCTCTCCATAGGCAGCCATGAGTATCCGAGGAGAGGTCCCCATAGAAATGGGCACGTTCGGGTCGACGGCCGATGAAGCAGTGGTATCAGTCGTTGTGACGAGCTTGCGAGGGAGGATCGTTTCGGGACCCGATCACCCGCTTCAGATCGACGGAAACGCACATATCGCTGCGCTCATCGGCATCATCGCACTCGCCCTGCTCGGCGGGATACTCGTTATTCGAAACCGATACGATCAACCGACCGCCCTCGCGACCGAAACTGAACAGAACCCCGACGAGTTCGTGACCGATCGAGAACGCGTCCGGCAGCTCCTTCGAGAGAACGACGGTCGGATGAAACAATCAGCTATTGTGGAGTCGGTCGACTGGTCGAAGGCGAAGGTGAGTCGACTTCTCGCCGACCTCGAGGAAGACGACCAGGTCACGAAACTCCGTCTGGGACGGGAGAATCTTGTTTGTCTCCCGGGAGAGGAACCCACGGCGTCGAAGTCGCCGACACAGCCGATCGACGATCAACCGAAACAGCCGACCGACGATTAGTCACACCGTCTCTCGAAAGCAATCGCCACCGTTCCTATCAACAACCGTTGTTTTCTTCTGACGAACGCGCCATTGAATCCGTTACTCCCGGGCCGTAGTTTGCAATTTCGTATCGTAATGGTTCTGCTGGTTTATCCGCAGAAGTCACGACGAATCGGATGCCTTCACGGCAACCATGAATGCACGCAATCAGCTACTCGTCGTAGTTACTGCGCTGATGCTTGTGTTCTCGAGCGGGGCGATGGTCACAGCAGCGTCGAATGCTGGGGCTATGAGCGAGAACACATCAGCCAACGGAGACGAGTACGAACAGACGAACAACGAAACGACGAACGTGACAGTAGGTAACGGCGCGGACGTCGAAGAGAACGACACCGTCACCGACGATGACGATGACACGCTCGATAACGAGACCGAAGCCAACGAAACGGACGAGGCCCAACAGGCCGCGTACGTGACGTTCAACGATCAGACGACCGATGGCGAGACGGTCGTCGTCGAGAACGTTTCGCTGGCAAGTCCCGGGTTCGTGACGATCCACGACAGCAGTCTCCTCGTGGGTGACGCCATCGGAAGTGTCATTGGCACCTCCGAGTACCTCGAGGCAGGCACGCACGAGAACGTGACGGTAACGCTCGACGAGCCCCTCGAGGAGGACGAAACCCTGATCGCGATGCCACATCGCGATACGAACCAGAATCAAACGTACGACTTCGTCGAAACGGAAGGACAAGAGGACATCCCGTTCCTCACGGCCGACGGCGAGCCAGTGACCGACGATGCAGTGGTTACTGTCGAAACAGCCGCGGATGAGGAACCGACCGACGACGAAGAACCGGTCGACGACGAAGATAACATCACTGACGAAGAGCCGCTCGATGACGAAGAGCCGCTCGACGACGAAGAGGACAACATCACTGACGAAGAGCCGCTCGACGACGAAGAGCCGCTCGACGACGAAGAGGACAACATCACTGACGAAGAGCCGGTCGATGACGAAGAGCCGCTCGATGAGATGCCGATGGACGACCTTCCGGTCGATGGTGACCGCGGACCAATCTTCATCACGGTCGAGAATCCCACCATCGAGAACCTGAACGTCGAAAACGTAACCGTATACGTTCTCGTCGTCAGTGAGGACGTCGACGCCGACGAGATCGCGGATCAAATCGACAACGTCACTGACGAAGAGCCGGTTGACGAAGAGGACAACGTCACTGACGAAGAGCCGGTTGACGAAGAGGACAACGTCACTGACGAAGAGCCGGTTGACGAAGAGGACAACATCACTGATGAAGAGCCGCTCGACGACGAAGAGGACAACATCACTGACGAAGAGCCGGTCGATGACGAAGAAGACAACATCACTGATGAAGAGCCGCTCGACGACGAAGAGGACAACATCACTGACGAAGAGCCGGTTGACGACGAAGAGGACAACGTCACTGACGAAGAGCCGCTCGAGGAGAACGTCACTGAAGAACCTCCCGCAGCTGAGGAAAACATCACTGAAGAAGATAACGAAACCGAGGAAGAACCAGCTGCCGATTCGTTTAACGTCACGGATCTCGAGGCACCCGACACCGCGACGATCGGTGATACTATCACCGTGAACGCGACGGTCGAGAATCCCGCTGACGAAGAACGAACCGAGGCTATCCAGTTCCGGCTGGACGGTGACCTCGTTACCGAGCAGAACCTGACGCTCGAGAGCGATGAGAGCGACGACGTCGAATTCGAAGTCGACACCAGTGATCTCGC
This window harbors:
- a CDS encoding helix-turn-helix transcriptional regulator, which codes for MSIRGEVPIEMGTFGSTADEAVVSVVVTSLRGRIVSGPDHPLQIDGNAHIAALIGIIALALLGGILVIRNRYDQPTALATETEQNPDEFVTDRERVRQLLRENDGRMKQSAIVESVDWSKAKVSRLLADLEEDDQVTKLRLGRENLVCLPGEEPTASKSPTQPIDDQPKQPTDD
- a CDS encoding DUF7282 domain-containing protein; the protein is MNARNQLLVVVTALMLVFSSGAMVTAASNAGAMSENTSANGDEYEQTNNETTNVTVGNGADVEENDTVTDDDDDTLDNETEANETDEAQQAAYVTFNDQTTDGETVVVENVSLASPGFVTIHDSSLLVGDAIGSVIGTSEYLEAGTHENVTVTLDEPLEEDETLIAMPHRDTNQNQTYDFVETEGQEDIPFLTADGEPVTDDAVVTVETAADEEPTDDEEPVDDEDNITDEEPLDDEEPLDDEEDNITDEEPLDDEEPLDDEEDNITDEEPVDDEEPLDEMPMDDLPVDGDRGPIFITVENPTIENLNVENVTVYVLVVSEDVDADEIADQIDNVTDEEPVDEEDNVTDEEPVDEEDNVTDEEPVDEEDNITDEEPLDDEEDNITDEEPVDDEEDNITDEEPLDDEEDNITDEEPVDDEEDNVTDEEPLEENVTEEPPAAEENITEEDNETEEEPAADSFNVTDLEAPDTATIGDTITVNATVENPADEERTEAIQFRLDGDLVTEQNLTLESDESDDVEFEVDTSDLAPREYIHMVLADESGEVATIELTEETDVDETNETETEDDGFDTDTNETETGLDDTANETANESESLLGPLA
- a CDS encoding NAD-dependent epimerase/dehydratase family protein, with product MDSPLLRDRTILVTGGAGFIGSHLVGALTPHNEVRILDSFETGDRAHLPDGVTVIEGDIGDPIALQRAARGVDLIFHHAALVSVSQSVDAPRRSNQTNLEASLLVLEQARQEDARVVVASSAAVYGHPEELPITESAPTNPTSPYGVQKLALDQYTRLYEELYDLPTVALRYFNVYGPRQQGPYSGVISTFLEQARAGEPITIEGDGRQSRDFIHVADVVRANLQAATTDATGEAYNIGTGHRTTIEELAETIRDAAESSSPIVHREPRAGDIRHSGADTSKANQGLGFDARIGLEAGIQSLIEDDSTAQSTEDTGAPLRSNHESGSYS